The genomic segment ACGAACAGGTTCCGGACCATGAGGACCCATTCGGCGGACGCCCACGCGTGCTGTCCATCTCCCATGCACCCGCCCCTCGTCCGGGGATGCACCGCCTCCGGCCACTGTCCCGTGGGGGAAGCCAGGTTTTCCACGGTGCGGACCAACCCCTGGAAACGCCCGTCCCCGGCGCGCAGCAGGACCTGCGCCATGTGCAGGGTCAGGTACGGATTCACCCCGGAGTGGATGATGTCCTGGTAGAACCCTCCGTTCACCATGCAGCGGGAGAGGAGGAATTCCACCGTGTCGAGGAGACGCGCGTCACGCGGAGCGAAGATCTGCAGGGGATACCCGGCGGCCAGGGAGCCCACGGCCCCGGAGTCCAGTCGCCTGTGGGGGGATGCGGGCATCCCGGGCCTCCCAAGACGAAGAGCGACCCGGGAGAGGTTCTGTTCCACGGCATCGCGGAACCGTCCGGCTTCCTCCCGGAACGCGGAGGGGGCCGCATCCCCACCCGCCGGAGGAAGGAGCCGGGACGCGGCGTGAAGACCCGCGATCCCCCAGAAATCGTCCCAGTAGTAGTAGTCGTTGGGGCCAAGGTGCTCCGCGCTGAAGCCTGCCGGCAGGAGCCCGGCATGGAGCCCTTCGCCACCGGCCGGCAGTCGGTTTCTGCGGATCCAGCGCGCCCCCCGCTCGATGGACCGCCTCCATTCCGGCTTCGGCGGGAGGCCGGTGAGCTCGCAGTAGCGCCAGAGGATCCAAAGCGCCTCCCCGTTGGAGTCCCACTCGCCATCCTGCGAGTGGTACAGGCCGGTCGGGGTCTGCCGCCGCGGGAACGTGTCCAGGACCCTCTCCACGCGATCCGAAAGCCCGAGACACAGGAGGGCGTGAAGGATGAAGGATGCGTCCCGGAACCAGAAACGCTTGTACGTGTAAGGGCCGGGGTAGACCTCCCCCGCCGGCGTGTTAAGGACAAGCGTGCGAACGGCCGCATCGAACAGGTACTGCATCCGCTTCTCCGGCAGCCGAAGGACCGTGGCCCGCGACAGGGCCCGGTCCCACCCCGGCGAACCTTGCGAAGGGGCGGTCCCGCGCACCTTCCCCTCCAGGGGAACCCGCACCACCGCCTCCCGCTCCCCGCCGCCGAACTCGTACAGTGCCGCCGCCGTGGCCATCCCCACCTTGCAGCGTACGCCATCCCGCATGTCGAGTTCGAACAGGCGGGTATGAACGTCCCCGACATGGTAATCCGAGAAGACGTACCGGTCCGGCACGGGGTTGAAGAGCACGACGTGGCGCCGTCCCACCCGCAAGCCGGAGCCTTCGCGGGCCGCGTGAATCTCCTCCACGAAGCTCACCCCCTCCGGATTGTAAGGGCGCAGGGCCACGACAAGACAAGCATCCGATGCGCACCTAGCCCGGAGGGAGAGAACGCACTCCACCGATCCGTCCCGTTCCTCCACGCTCGCCCGCGACAGGAGCTCCATGCCGTCGCACGCGCTGCGGGTCACAACCGCGATATCGCCTCCCAACTCGAGGTGCTGGGAAACGTCCCGCCGCTGGGAGGGGATGAGCCGGCGTCCGTCGCGGGCCACGATCCACCCGTCCAGCGACCAGCCGTCCCAGAGCGGCGTCACCAGGCCCCTCGGGTCCACGATGGGCAGGCAGTCGCGGTCCGGTACCCCGACGGCGGTCCAGTTTCGATGCGTCAGGTTGACGTGCGTGATGGAGAAGGCCCTCGGAATGAACGCATCGTCCGCGGGATCGTACTGGCGCTCCACCCAGAAGGGCCATATCCAGTCCAGGTTGTGCTGGATGGCGCCGGTATTGAGAAGGCCCCTGGAGTGGAATACGAGGCCCGCCCGGATCAGCTCGAGCGGGACCTTCCCCTCGAGCGGCTGTGCGAAGCTCTCCAGCCTCGAGAGCACCTTCACCGGGTCGATGAGCCCCCGGGCCCGCGCCGCGCGGCTGACGAGAAGCCTCCAGGGAAACCACCGCAACAACATGGCGGACCCCCTTTTTCAGTATACCGCGGCGTCCCCGACGGGTATTTCCGGAAATTGGATGACGGTCGAGGCCGGAACCGATGCGCCCCGCCCATTATCTAATGACCATGGCGAGGAACGGGCTGGCGATGGCGCGGATTCCTGCCGGAGGGAAACGATCCCATGAAGAAACGCAAATTGGGGAATTCCGGCCTGGAGGTCGCTCCACTGGCTCTTGGAGGCAATGTCTTCGGATGGACGGCGGATGAGCCGACATCCTTCGGGCTGCTGGACGCGTTCGTAGCGGCGGGATGCAATCTGGTCGATACAGCGGATGTCTACTCCGCTTGGGTTCCGGGGAACAGCGGCGGTGAATCCGAGGCCATACTCGGCAAGTGGCTGAAAGCGAGCGGGAACCGCGGGAAAGTCCTCATCGCCACCAAGGTCGGAAAGGAGATGGGACCGGACCGGAAAGGGCTCTCGAAATCGTATATCCTGCGGGCGGCGGAGGACTCCCTGAGGCGCCTGCAGACGGAGTACATCGACCTGTACCAGTCCCATGAAGACGACCCCGGGACGCCGCTGGAAGAAACCATGGAAGCCTATGCGCAATTGATCCGCCAGGGAAAAGTCCGGGCGATCGGCGCGTCGAATTACAGCGCGGACCGCCTGAGGCAGGCATTGGACGTCAGTTCACGATCCGGATATCCCGCCTACCAGTGCCTGCAGCCTTTATACAACCTCTACGACCGTGCGGAGTATGAAAAGGAACTCGAACCTCTTTGCCTCGAAAAGGGAGTGGGCGTGATCCCCTACTTCTCTCTCGGCAGCGGATTTCTCACCGGGAAATACCGGTCGGAAAGCGATCTGGCGAACCGGTCGCGCGGCGAATTCGTCAAGAAATACCTGAATGACCGGGGTTTTCGCATTCTCGAATCCCTGGATCAGGTGGCCGGCCAATACCAGACCGTTCCCGCCGTCGTTTCCCTTGCCTGGCTGATCGCGCGACCCGGCGTCACCGCTCCCATCGCGAGCGCGACGAGCCTGGACCAGCTGGCCGATCTGATCGAAGCGACGAAGCTGGAGCTGGATCCCGCTTCCATCGATCTGCTCAACGCGGCAAGCGGTTGACGGAATCCAGGGCGGAATTTGGCCTCATGAGGCCCCCCTACCGAAACTTTGCCCCGCGCGCCGGCTTCAAACCGGTGAGAGCGGCAACAACCATCCCTGAGACCCGGAAAGGGGGAGACTTCCGCCATGATCAAGGTGAAATCCTTTACCTCCCAGCTCAAGATCTTCCATACGCGAAACGAACTGGATGAACTGGACAAGGAGATCAGCGACTTCATCGCCTCCAGGGGGATCAGGAAAGTAATCTCCATCAGCGATTCTTCCACGACGGGGAATTCGGGGGAAACGATCGGCCTGATCCGTGTGTTGGCATACGAGGAGCCCGCGGAGGGATCGAGGGAACATGTCCTGGCGCAGATCGAATCCTCGCTCAACGAATGGGGCGAAGAGATCGAAAAGATCCGGGCGAAAGCCGACAAGCTGGGAACGGAAACCAGGAGCAAGTACCGGGAGCAGATCGAAGACCTGCGCGCGAGGCAGGAAACGGCAAGGAAAAAACTGGAGGACCTGAAGAGGACCGGCGGAGAGGCGTGGGAGGATCTCCGGAGCGGCGCGGAAGCGGCCCTCGACGAACTGAAAAAGGGCGTGGAAGGAGCCGTCTCCAGACTCAAAAAAGGCTGATCCGACCGTTCGGGCCCTTCCTCCTACCCTTTCGCATCCGCCATGCCCCGCATCCTCTCCAGCAGGCGGACGAGGCCCAACGTGTCCTGTTCGCAATATTCCAGCAATGCCTTGCGCAGCCTGGCCAGCTCCGCAGGGTCCGCCATGGTCTCCATGGTGAAGTACGCCTCCGACGCCATCGCCCCGTCGCTGATCTCCAGGTCTCCGTACGTCATCTCCGGCAAGAGGACCGGCAGGACGGATTTCAGGGAATATGAGCCGTTCATCCGCCAGTGGTAGATGTCCCGGCGCTTGAACGGCTCCATCAGGTCGACCATCCCCGCGATCACCGCGTTCAGGCGTTTTCGGAGCATTGGGAGGAATTCCCCAAGCTCCCTCAGCACCCTTTTCTCGAAAGCCATGTTGTAGGCGACCACGCACGCCCCTTCGGGGACCTCGGCGACCAGCCTCTCCGCGATCTCCTTCCGGGGGTCCACGCCGGGGTGCGCCAGGTATTCAAAGTGCCTTACCCACCCCCTTTCCTCGTCGATGCGGTGGAGGGAGTATTGGAACGGCACCTGCTGGTACGGCCGGGTCCCGTCGAACAGCGGGATGGCCGAGCCGAACGTCTCGAAGTCGAGGAAGCAGACCGGATACGAGATCTTCTTGAGGAACTCCCGGACCTTCGCGAGATCCGCGCGCGACTTCCTGTCGAGGAAATACTCGGCCTGCATCCGCTGCATGAGGTTCAGCGAATCGAGCGGGACATCCTGCATCTTGATGACCCCCTGGCGGTACAGATCCCACGGATCGATCCCCCGCCCTCGAAGGGAGAAGACGGAATGTTCCGGAACATGCTGCCAGCAGAAATCCATGAAGTCGCACGGGTACGGGTCCTCGCAGTGGGGCCCGATGTCGATCTCCGGCATCCCGCCCCGAAGCATCGCCCGCATCTCGGCAAGCGTGTCCGGGATGGACGCCTGCTTCTCCTTCACGATCCCGGTGATGTCCTGTATCGCGAACAGCTCCTCCGGGACGACGTCCCCGTCCCGAACGTAGCCGTTGTTGATATGCACGAGATACGCCTTGTTTAAATGGAGCCCGCACCCGGAGAGGACGTAATACTGGACCGCCACGTCGTCCCAGTAATGCTCCTTCACGGAAGTGGAGCTCTTCACTTCGTACAGGTCCCAGCCGCCGCGGTTCCGGACGATGATGTCCGCCTTCACGAAGACGTCATCGAAGGAGAAGGTCGCCTCGTAGATGGCCTTCGTGCCGCGGTCGATCTCCTCGCGGGTCTTCGCCAGCTGCTCCTCTTTGGTCAGCCCGTCGAAGGGGACGTTCACTCCCCCGGGGAACAGCATGTGGGCGAAATCGCCGACCTCGTGCCCGCTCTTCCAGAGCGCCTCGAGCTCCGGAGTCGGTTCGCCCCGAAGTTCGGGCCGGAATTTGTGGAGATACAGGGATTTGTGGCACTGGAGGCCACGGGTGAAGAGCGACTTGCTGAGATAACCGGTTTTGTCAGGCGGGGACATCCACCCTCCATCGCCCGGGATCGGTTCGCGCAATCCGGTGGCTCTATTGTATTTCCGATACGCGATGGAGTGGGCCGTTTTCACGACCCGCTCCCCCCGGTATTTTGTGGGAATGCGTGCGATGATCCGTGGGAAATTGCCGGGGGCGTTTACCCCTGGGTCCCCTCCGGGGGCTTCCGCCCCGGGACGT from the bacterium genome contains:
- a CDS encoding aldo/keto reductase — encoded protein: MKKRKLGNSGLEVAPLALGGNVFGWTADEPTSFGLLDAFVAAGCNLVDTADVYSAWVPGNSGGESEAILGKWLKASGNRGKVLIATKVGKEMGPDRKGLSKSYILRAAEDSLRRLQTEYIDLYQSHEDDPGTPLEETMEAYAQLIRQGKVRAIGASNYSADRLRQALDVSSRSGYPAYQCLQPLYNLYDRAEYEKELEPLCLEKGVGVIPYFSLGSGFLTGKYRSESDLANRSRGEFVKKYLNDRGFRILESLDQVAGQYQTVPAVVSLAWLIARPGVTAPIASATSLDQLADLIEATKLELDPASIDLLNAASG
- a CDS encoding DUF2779 domain-containing protein yields the protein MSPPDKTGYLSKSLFTRGLQCHKSLYLHKFRPELRGEPTPELEALWKSGHEVGDFAHMLFPGGVNVPFDGLTKEEQLAKTREEIDRGTKAIYEATFSFDDVFVKADIIVRNRGGWDLYEVKSSTSVKEHYWDDVAVQYYVLSGCGLHLNKAYLVHINNGYVRDGDVVPEELFAIQDITGIVKEKQASIPDTLAEMRAMLRGGMPEIDIGPHCEDPYPCDFMDFCWQHVPEHSVFSLRGRGIDPWDLYRQGVIKMQDVPLDSLNLMQRMQAEYFLDRKSRADLAKVREFLKKISYPVCFLDFETFGSAIPLFDGTRPYQQVPFQYSLHRIDEERGWVRHFEYLAHPGVDPRKEIAERLVAEVPEGACVVAYNMAFEKRVLRELGEFLPMLRKRLNAVIAGMVDLMEPFKRRDIYHWRMNGSYSLKSVLPVLLPEMTYGDLEISDGAMASEAYFTMETMADPAELARLRKALLEYCEQDTLGLVRLLERMRGMADAKG
- a CDS encoding apolipoprotein A1/A4/E family protein produces the protein MIKVKSFTSQLKIFHTRNELDELDKEISDFIASRGIRKVISISDSSTTGNSGETIGLIRVLAYEEPAEGSREHVLAQIESSLNEWGEEIEKIRAKADKLGTETRSKYREQIEDLRARQETARKKLEDLKRTGGEAWEDLRSGAEAALDELKKGVEGAVSRLKKG